The window AATTGATATGCCATTTCCGTTTTAACGATCACAATACAATCAAAGTGTTGACTCAGGAATCACGTGTGGATGATTTACAGCAAATTCATACCGGGATTCTGTTGTCGAGTCACTTATTACAACAGTTAACTTCGAAAGAAGAAAACCTGCCTAAGAAAAGGGCATAAGTAATGGCGGAGAAAAGTATTGTTCAGGAAGCGAAAGATATCCAATTAGCAATGGAGCTCATTTCGCTTGGTGCTCGTTTACAGATGTTAGAAAGTGAAACTCAGTTAAGCCGCGGACGTTTGATTAAACTGTACAAAGAACTGAGAGGAAGTCCGCCGCCAAAGGGAATGCTACCTTTTTCAACGGATTGGTTTATGACCTGGGAACAGAATATTCATTCATCAATGTTCTACAACGCATACAGCTTTTTAATCAAGAATGGGCAGTGCAGTGGTGTTGAAGCGGTTATTAAATCTTACCGGCTTTATC is drawn from Pectobacterium aroidearum and contains these coding sequences:
- the flhC gene encoding flagellar transcriptional regulator FlhC produces the protein MAEKSIVQEAKDIQLAMELISLGARLQMLESETQLSRGRLIKLYKELRGSPPPKGMLPFSTDWFMTWEQNIHSSMFYNAYSFLIKNGQCSGVEAVIKSYRLYLEQCAPQSDSPLLALTRAWTLVRFVDSGMLQLSSCNCCKGMFITHAHQPKNSFVCSLCQPPSRAVKKRKLSQNLADIIPQLLDEQVKHAV